A window of the Xenopus laevis strain J_2021 chromosome 9_10L, Xenopus_laevis_v10.1, whole genome shotgun sequence genome harbors these coding sequences:
- the psmd11.L gene encoding 26S proteasome non-ATPase regulatory subunit 11: MAAAAVIEFQRAQEMLVSDRSASIDILQSIVKRDIQESDEEALRVKEQSILELGGLLAKTGQAAELGGLLKYVRPFLNSISKAKAARLVRSLLDLFLDMEAATGQEVELCLECIEWAKAEKRTFLRQALEARLVSLYFDTKRYQEALQLGSQLLRELKKMDDKALLVEVQLLESKTYHALSNLPKARAALTSARTTANAIYCPPKLQAALDMQSGIIHAAEEKDWKTAYSYFYEAFEGNDSIDSPKAITALKYMLLCKIMLNTPEDVQALVSGKLALRYAGRQTEALKCVAQASKNRSLANFEKALTDYKAELRDDPIISTHLAKLYDNLLEQNLIRVIEPFSRVQIDHISSLIKLPKPEVERKLSQMILDKKFHGILDQGEGVLIIFDEPPVDKTYEAALETIQNMSKVVDSLYNKAKKLT; this comes from the exons ATGGCGGCCGCGGCGGTGATTGAGTTCCAGAGAGCACAAGAAATGCTGGTGTCCGACCGGTCGGCGAGTATAGACATCCTGCAGTCTATAG TGAAGCGAGATATTCAGGAGAGCGATGAGGAGGCGTTACGAGTCAAAGAGCAAAGCATCCTGGAATTGGGTGGGCTTTTGGCCAAGACGGGACAAGCAGCAG AACTTGGCGGTCTCCTGAAATATGTGCGTCCGTTTCTGAACTCGATCAGCAAGGCTAAAGCAGCCAGACTTGTGCGCTCCCTTTTGGATTTGTTCTTGGATATGGAGGCAGCAACGGGACAGGAG GTGGAGCTGTGTTTGGAATGTATCGAATGGgcaaaagctgaaaagagaaccTTTCTACGCCAGGCACTGGAG GCTCGGCTTGTATCCCTCTACTTTGACACTAAACGTTATCAAGAAGCATTGCAGTTAG GTTCACAGCTTTTAAGAGAACTGAAAAAGATGGATGACAAGGCACTCTTAGTGGAGGTTCAGCTACTGGAGAGCAAGACTTACCATGCTCTGAGCAATTTACCCAAAGCTCGAGCAGCTCTGACTTCTGCCCGGACCACAGCCAACGCCATCTACTGCCCACCCAAACTGCAGGCTGCTCTGGACATGCAATCGG gcaTAATCCACGCTGCAGAGGAGAAAGACTGGAAAACcgcttattcttatttttatgagGCTTTTGAAGGAAATGATTCCATAGACAGCCCCAAGGCTATAACAGCCCTGAAATATATGTTGCTGTGCAAGATCATGCTGAATAC CCCAGAGGACGTGCAGGCTTTAGTGAGTGGAAAGTTAGCCTTGCGCTATGCTGGGAGGCAG ACCGAGGCACTGAAATGCGTGGCACAGGCCAGCAAGAACCGCTCACTTGCCAACTTTGAGAAG GCACTGACAGATTATAAAGCAGAGTTAAGGGATGATCCCATTATCAGCACACATCTGGCCAAGCTGTATGATAACCTACTAGAGCAGAACCTTATCCGGGTGATTGAGCCATTCTCCAGAGTACAG ATTGATCACATATCTAGTCTTATCAAGCTCCCAAAG CCCGAGGTAGAACGCAAACTCTCCCAGATGATCCTAGATAAGAAATTTCATG GAATCCTGGATCAAGGAGAAGGTGTCCTAATAATTTTTGATGAGCCGCCAGTAGATAAAACATACGAAGCTGCTTTGGAAACCATCCAGAATATGAGCAAAGTGGTTGATTCTCTGTACAACAAGGCCAAAAAACTTACATAG
- the cdk5r1.L gene encoding cyclin-dependent kinase 5 activator 1 — MGTVLSLSPSYRKAGLFEGGSTSVGHYTAVQNSKNGKSLKRHSIISVLPWKRLVAVSSKKRQPKKGQANSSYQNNITHLNSENLKKSISCANLSSFTQDTKDSVSKGVGSSFTKATGQQTHASPKRVVVQASTSELLRCLGEFLCRRCYKLKHLSPTEPVLWLRSVDRSLLLQGWQDQGFITPANIVFLYMLCRDVISSELNTEQELHAALLTCVYLSYSYMGNEISYPLKPFLVESSKEDFWDRCLSIITTMSAKMLRINADPQYFTQIFADLKTEGRREDKNRLLIGLDR, encoded by the coding sequence ATGGGGACTGTCCTTTCCTTATCTCCTAGCTACCGCAAGGCAGGGCTGTTTGAAGGAGGCTCAACAAGCGTCGGCCACTACACGGCTGTCCAGAATAGCAAGAATGGAAAGTCTCTGAAGAGGCACTCCATTATTTCTGTTTTGCCATGGAAACGACTTGTGGCTGTCTCATCCAAGAAAAGGCAACCCAAAAAGGGTCAAGCCAACAGCAGCTACCAGAACAACATTACGCATCTCAACAGCGAGAACCTTAAGAAGTCCATCTCATGTGCTAACCTATCTAGCTTCACTCAGGACACAAAGGACTCTGTTAGCAAGGGTGTTGGGTCTTCATTTACTAAGGCAACTGGGCAGCAGACCCATGCATCTCCAAAACGTGTAGTGGTGCAAGCCTCCACCAGCGAGCTGCTGAGATGTCTTGGGGAATTCCTCTGTCGAAGGTGttacaaactcaaacatcttTCACCTACAGAACCTGTGCTGTGGCTTCGAAGTGTAGACAGGTCTCTTCTTCTCCAAGGTTGGCAGGACCAAGGGTTCATCACCCCAGCCAATATTGTTTTCCTCTACATGCTATGCCGAGATGTCATCTCCTCAGAGCTGAACACTGAACAGGAACTGCATGCGGCCTTGTTGACCTGTGTTTATCTGTCCTATTCCTACATGGGCAATGAAATCTCTTACCCTTTAAAGCCCTTCCTTGTGGAGAGTTCCAAGGAAGACTTTTGGGACCGTTGCCTCTCAATTATTACAACGATGAGTGCCAAAATGTTGAGAATCAACGCTGATCCCCAGTATTTCACCCAGATCTTTGCCGACCTTAAGACTGAAGGCAGGCGAGAGGATAAAAATCGACTCCTGATAGGGCTGGACCGATGA